The genomic interval tttaagaaaaatattaatccatacaataaataaataaataaaatttaaaaatacaaaatgcattacaaattaaaatctaaaaatttaataagaatattATAGTAGGTTATTAAGAATATCtcagtaaattttaaattcgACTAAAATTAATTACGTGATGTATATGGACTttaaaagataaatatgaataaaaaaagataataaaagatgtaatataaagttaaaaataataataataaaggcaGATATTACTTAAATATAAtcgttcaaaaaaaatatttcaaattctaTTAGGATTAGAATTTATTTGAacataactttttctttttatttattattaatattattatatcatTCGAGTTAAAAAGGGAgtgtaaaattatttatttttggagtcattttacaaatatatctcacaattttattggcaccctttttttttttatatatatatataaataagagaaAATTAGAGTTTTAAAAATGGCAAAATACAATGGAGTAGAGCTAGAAAAGAGTGTACATTCTCTTCCATTTTGGGCTAGGGGTCAAATATTGGGAGAAGGTGGATTTGGGTGTGTATATTTTGCAAGAATGATGACTCTACCAACACCTATTGACGGAATTTCCCATGTTCGTAGCTTCCACCCGTTGATGGCGGTTAAAACTGCATTTCCTTCGAAGAGCAAAGAATTAGAGgacgaaaaaaaaattcttgatAATTTTGTCGATTGTCCTTATATTATTGAGTGTTACGGTGATGATACTACTATCAATATTATTGATGGTAATAAGAAAGTGTTATACAATGTATTCTTGGAATACGCTCACGGTGGAACATTATTTGAGTTCGTTAAAACTTCTCCTCCTTACGACGAATCTAAACAAGTCAAAGAGTACATTCGACA from Cannabis sativa cultivar Pink pepper isolate KNU-18-1 chromosome 4, ASM2916894v1, whole genome shotgun sequence carries:
- the LOC115712317 gene encoding mitogen-activated protein kinase kinase kinase 20-like, with product MAKYNGVELEKSVHSLPFWARGQILGEGGFGCVYFARMMTLPTPIDGISHVRSFHPLMAVKTAFPSKSKELEDEKKILDNFVDCPYIIECYGDDTTINIIDGNKKVLYNVFLEYAHGGTLFEFVKTSPPYDESKQVKEYIRQILKGVNYIHEKGFIHSDLNPENILLVKEREEDTFFVAKISDFGLAKMVDDFKTLTPIVGTLEYLAPECLGKNGIQGQFSDIWAIGITILFMLTKNVKWSNDLSHHISEEAKDFIMKCIQANPFKRPSAKMLLSHSFLANT